From the genome of Labrus bergylta chromosome 4, fLabBer1.1, whole genome shotgun sequence, one region includes:
- the prtfdc1b gene encoding phosphoribosyltransferase domain-containing protein 1b, whose amino-acid sequence MADLAAQPKGGSGGIVIDDDWPGYSLDLFSYPAHYSGDLDCVVIPHGVIMDRTERLARNIMDDLGDHDIVVLCVLKGGYQFCADLVDRIKALSRNSDRTIPMRVHFIRLKSYLNDQSTEDLHILGAEDLSFLAGKNVLIVEAIVGTGKTMKALLKHVEAFRPKMIKVAGLLVKRVPYNSTCLPDYVGFEIPDRFVVGYALDYNEYFRDLNHICVISESGKMKYKI is encoded by the exons atggcaGATCTTGCAGCCCAGCCCAAGGGAGGAAGCGGCGGGATTGTG ATCGACGATGATTGGCCGGGCTACAGTTTAGACCTGTTCAGCTACCCTGCTCACTACTCCGGAGACCTGGATTGTGTCGTCATTCCGCATGGCGTCATCATGGACAG GACAGAACGTCTGGCTCGAAACATCATGGATGACCTCGGGGACCATGACATTGTGGTGCTGTGTGTGCTGAAAGGAGGATACCAGTTCTGCGCAGACCTGGTGGACAGGATCAAGGCCCTCAGCCGAAACTCCGACCGCACCATCCCCATGAGGGTTCACTTCATCCGCCTGAAGAGCTACCTG AACGACCAGTCAACAGAGGATCTTCACATACTCGGAGCAGAGGATTTGTCTTTTTTAGCTGGAAAG AACGTACTGATTGTGGAG GCCATTGTAGGCACCGGAAAGACAATGAAGGCTCTCCTGAAGCATGTTGAAGCCTTCAGGCCCAAAATGATCAAAGTGGCAGG atTGTTGGTGAAGCGAGTTCCGTATAACTCAACATGCCTCCCTGACT atGTCGGTTTTGAGATACCTGATCGCTTTGTGGTTGGGTATGCCCTGGACTACAATGAGTACTTTAGAGACCTAAAT CATATCTGTGTGATCAGTGAAAGTGGAAAGATGAAATACAAGATTtaa